The DNA window GGCAGGAAGCCAAAATTTACTGCTAAACAAAAGCAATTTCTTAAAGACTATGTTCTTGGCAAGGATGAAAAAGTTGTTTGTAGGGAACTAGTGGAATTGGTTCAGGGTAAATGGGGAATGAACTGCGATACCGAAACTATTAGGCGGGCTTTAATCAGCATGAAAATTTCTTGGCAAAAACCTAATAAACAGAATTACAAATCTTGTCCAAATGCAAAGAAAGTTTTTAAAAAAGCTACTTGGAAGCGTTGAAACCTTCTTTCCTGAATTGAAAGTGATGTACATGGATGAAAGTTTTTTCAAGACATCCGCTTCACTAACTCATACTTGGGGCGATAGAGAGCAAAGAAAGGTAGTCAACGTCACTAGCAACCAAGGGTCATTAACAGTCATAGGAGCTATTGATCCCAAGGTTGGTGATCATGATGAATGGATTTATGATGTAGCTGATAGTAGAACAGTAAATAGTTTTTTATGGCAATTGTCAGCTAGGTATCCAGATATTGAAATATTACTCGTTATGGACAATGCTAGCTTTCATAAAAGTCAAGGATCAGAACAATACCCAATA is part of the Cyanobacteriota bacterium genome and encodes:
- a CDS encoding IS630 family transposase, encoding MQRKFLKKLLGSVETFFPELKVMYMDESFFKTSASLTHTWGDREQRKVVNVTSNQGSLTVIGAIDPKVGDHDEWIYDVADSRTVNSFLWQLSARYPDIEILLVMDNASFHKSQGSEQYPIPKNINILFQPPYSPDLNYQEIVWKISKESYFKNRLCKSFEELGQTVEEIFRNLKDHKFIFNVH
- a CDS encoding helix-turn-helix domain-containing protein, coding for MYTLNNGGSLAKLIKKEKNPITLRRLTALSMIHNEVDIDQILKTCNVSRATLISRWLKKWNKSGYDSIVNKKRSGRKPKFTAKQKQFLKDYVLGKDEKVVCRELVELVQGKWGMNCDTETIRRALISMKISWQKPNKQNYKSCPNAKKVFKKATWKR